CATCGCGCCGGGTTAGGCAAGCCGCGCGCGACCGTCCAGAGCGTCAGGCGGCAGCCAGGCTTTCGGCGGTCGCATCGGCGAGGCTGGTGCCGTCGAGGATCCGCGCAGTCTCGTCACGGACGCGCATCATCGCCAGCCGGATCGCGCAATCAGCCTCCGACTTGCAATCCTTGCAGGGACGATACGCGGTTCGGCTGACACACGGAACCAGCGCCAGCGGCCCTTCGATCACGCGGATCACTTCGCCAAGCGAGATCAGGTGCGCCGGCCGTGACAGCACGTAGCCGCCCATCTTGCCACGATAGCTGTGCAGCAGTCCGGCATCGCGCAGGTCAGCGAGGATCAGCTCCAGGAATTTGCGCGGTACGTTCGCCTCCGCGGCGATCCGCGTCATCGGGATCGGTGCCGAACCGGCCGGCGCGCTGGCCAGGAACAGCATCGAGCGAAGTGCATAACGGGAACGCTGGGTAAGCATAGCCGACTATATACAGGGATATTGTGGCACGCAAATGGCGCGATGCCCTTTCCCAGCCGACGCATATGGCCTATATGACGTTCGTCGGGTTCTACCCGGCTATGGCGATAAACTGCGGCGTAGACTAGACGCAGCGGACCCGGGGGCGGTACCCGGCGGCTCCACCACCGCAGCTGCGCTGAGAGGCGAAGCTACGCTGACGGGGCCGAACTAGGATCGACGTGTGTTGAAAGGCGCTGTTTTCGCTCGGAATGGGACCACCGCAACGGCCCATTACACAAGTGCCAACGATAACGAAGCACTCGCGATTGCGGCGTAACTGAGGGCCTAACGGCCTGACGTTACACCAAAATAGCGCGGTTGGACCCCACCGGGCAACAGAAGGGACTCCAGCGGTTCGGGGAGCACCGGGCAACAGAAGCTCCCCACTCACCCTCGTCTGTTCACCAGAACGCGCTGTGCGCCAATAGCATGGCGCGGGCTGTGGTAGGCTGCGGATCGCGGCAGGCGATGTCGATCGCTCGGCGCGTTGCAACCAGCGTCCCGTCGTGGACGGTAATAGCGAGCCAATCGATTCGGTCGTGAGCGAGCCAAGGCTGGCGGGACATGACGCCCGCGCGCCGAAAACCCATCACATTTGATCGGCTTGCTGGCCTTGGCGCAAGAGTCGCATCAGCGTCGCTGGAAAGCCGGTAAGCTGTACCATCGCGATGGCAGCGGCGTGCTCTGCGATCGATCGATCTCGCCGACGTTCGTTACGCCGGTTGGCGCTTGTAGCGAGTAAGTCGAAGCGCGGCGGATGGCCGTTCGGCGGCAACCCGTCTCCATCTGCGCTCTCGTCGTTTACGTCCCATGGGCCCGATTAGATTGTATCTAGGCGACCTTCAGAACTTGCGCGCATCAACCGCGTCGGTCGTCGCGCAGACCCGTGGCACATGGGCCGGACAAGCGGATGTGGTGCAGCGTCACGGCATAGCGCAGCTTGAAAAAAGTCGGCGGCTCGTGGAAGCAGTAGAAGGTTGATCTCCGACGGCTCAGCACACTGCGCCCGTCACCATCGCAAACCGGCAAATTCGCGCGCCCGTGTGGCTGACGGCCGCAAAATAGGGGCGCGCCGATCAACCGGCGCGCCGCCCCATATCAGTCGTCGCCGAGCAGCGAGGATTTGCGTGGGATCGTTTCCTCGCTCGGCTGCCCCTTGTCGAGCGTATCCGATGGGCGGCGTGCGTCGCCGTCACGCTGGTGCTCCGTCGAAAGGTTCGGCCGCTCGGTCTCGGTGGTCGGGCGAATATCGTCCTTGTCCATGCATCGTCTCCTTCGATGTCCCGAACGGATCGAATCGAGACGACGTTCCCGATGCGTCCGGCAGGCCGTGATCGTGCACGAACGAACCGTTCCGAATGGGCGTGACGAGCATTGCCGCTTACCCGTCGATGCTTACCCCCAGCGAAGCGTTGACCAGCCCGCCGTCCACCGCGATCGTCTCGCCGATCACGTAATCGCCC
The genomic region above belongs to Sphingomonas phyllosphaerae 5.2 and contains:
- a CDS encoding RrF2 family transcriptional regulator, with the translated sequence MLTQRSRYALRSMLFLASAPAGSAPIPMTRIAAEANVPRKFLELILADLRDAGLLHSYRGKMGGYVLSRPAHLISLGEVIRVIEGPLALVPCVSRTAYRPCKDCKSEADCAIRLAMMRVRDETARILDGTSLADATAESLAAA